The proteins below are encoded in one region of Silene latifolia isolate original U9 population chromosome 2, ASM4854445v1, whole genome shotgun sequence:
- the LOC141642318 gene encoding type IV inositol polyphosphate 5-phosphatase 7-like isoform X2 translates to MRYEEPKKNKLSWSKSLIRKWFNAKSKSEAEDYHANELAFGGEVEWRSRFSEREPSNIKKSKTESFHINNDGLRQGGEYLEHPRIIDVQNHSVFVATWNVGGKCPPSNMNLDDWLHASPATDIYVLGFQEIVPLNPSNILGSEDNGPAKKWISLIRKTLNNRPGICASSGNHTPSSAPKPIVEMNADFEGSNRYKDASFFHRKSFQVTGSGQMVNEPLSPHPQLDRRYSVCDRVIFGNRPSNYRPSDCRPSDCRPSDYRPSDCRPSDYRRSDCRPSDYRRSDCRASDYRPSDYRPSDFSRWGSSEEDFYPDESPSTMLFSPMSCSGSTQSDICHKQPKQSRYCLIVSKQMVGVYLTVWVRKDLREHVRNVKVSCVGRGLMGYLGNKGSIAVSMLLHQTSFCFVCTHLTSGQKEGDELRRNADVMEILKKTRFPRISNTGDEKSPETIVEHDRVIWLGDLNYRMTIPYRSVRALVEMQNWRALLEKDQIFRG, encoded by the exons atgagATATGAAGAACCCAAGAAAAACAAG CTTTCATGGTCAAAATCATTGATCAGAAAATGGTTTAATGCAAAAAGTAAGAGTGAAGCTGAGGATTATCATGCTAATGAGCTTGCTTTTGGAG GGGAAGTTGAATGGAGGAGTAGATTCTCTGAGAGAGAGCCAAGTAATATCAAGAAAAGCAAAACAG AGAGTTTTCACATCAACAATGATGGGTTACGGCAAGGCGGAGAATATCTTGAGCACCCAAGAATTATAGATGTCCAAAATCATAG TGTGTTTGTAGCAACATGGAATGTGGGTGGAAAATGTCCACCAAGTAACATGAACCTTGATGATTGGCTTCATGCTTCACCGGCTACCGATATTTATGTGCTTGG ATTTCAGGAAATTGTGCCCTTGAATCCAAGTAATATATTAGGGTCGGAGGATAATGGTCCCGCTAAGAAATGGATATCTCTGATAAGAAAGACATTAAACAATCGCCCTGGCATTTGTGCAAGTAGTGGCAATCATACCCCATCATCTGCCCCTAAACCAATTGTGGAAATGAATGCTGATTTTGAAGGGTCTAACCGATACAAGGATGCATCATTCTTTCATCGAAAGTCTTTTCAGGTCACGGGTAGTGGTCAAATGGTTAATGAACCTTTGTCCCCACACCCACAACTTGATAGACGTTACAGCGTGTGTGACCGGGTTATATTTGGTAATAGGCCCAGTAACTACAGGCCCAGTGACTGCAGGCCCAGTGATTGTCGGCCCAGTGACTACAGGCCCAGTGATTGTCGGCCCAGTGACTACAGGCGCAGTGATTGTCGGCCCAGTGACTACAGGCGCAGTGATTGTCGGGCGAGTGATTATAGGCCGAGTGATTATAGACCGAGTGACTTTTCCAGATGGGGTTCATCGGAAGAAGATTTCTATCCAGATGAGTCACCTAGTACAATGCTATTTTCGCCAATGTCGTGTAGTGGGTCCACTCAGAGCGACATTTGTCACAAACAGCCAAAGCAATCAAGATACTGCTTAATCGTGAGTAAGCAAATGGTAGGGGTATATCTCACTGTATGGGTTAGAAAAGATTTGAGGGAGCATGTACGCAATGTGAAAGTCTCTTGTGTTGGTAGAGGACTTATGGGATACCTTGGAAATAAG GGTTCTATTGCAGTCAGCATGTTATTACATCAGACCAGCTTTTGTTTTGTATGTACCCATTTAACTTCCGGGCAAAAAGAGGGTGATGAGCTGCGTAGAAATGCTGATGTAATGGAGATCCTTAAGAAGACAAGATTTCCACGTATCAGTAACACAGGCGACGAGAAATCCCCTGAAACAATCGTTGAGCATGA TCGAGTCATTTGGCTGGGAGATCTGAACTACCGCATGACTATCCCTTATCGCTCAGTTAGAGCACTCGTTGAGATGCAAAATTGGCGGGCTTTGTTGGAGAAGGATCAG ATATTCCGGGGATGA
- the LOC141642318 gene encoding type IV inositol polyphosphate 5-phosphatase 7-like isoform X1, protein MRYEEPKKNKLSWSKSLIRKWFNAKSKSEAEDYHANELAFGGEVEWRSRFSEREPSNIKKSKTESFHINNDGLRQGGEYLEHPRIIDVQNHSVFVATWNVGGKCPPSNMNLDDWLHASPATDIYVLGFQEIVPLNPSNILGSEDNGPAKKWISLIRKTLNNRPGICASSGNHTPSSAPKPIVEMNADFEGSNRYKDASFFHRKSFQVTGSGQMVNEPLSPHPQLDRRYSVCDRVIFGNRPSNYRPSDCRPSDCRPSDYRPSDCRPSDYRRSDCRPSDYRRSDCRASDYRPSDYRPSDFSRWGSSEEDFYPDESPSTMLFSPMSCSGSTQSDICHKQPKQSRYCLIVSKQMVGVYLTVWVRKDLREHVRNVKVSCVGRGLMGYLGNKGSIAVSMLLHQTSFCFVCTHLTSGQKEGDELRRNADVMEILKKTRFPRISNTGDEKSPETIVEHDRVIWLGDLNYRMTIPYRSVRALVEMQNWRALLEKDQLRSEQRKGHVFSGWNEGNIYFPPTYKYSHNSDRYSGDDMHPKEKRRTPAWCDRILWHGRGLHQLSYVRAESRFSDHRPVYSIFWAEVESIPVRFRRSMSCSSAKIEVADLLPYSQGYTELCFF, encoded by the exons atgagATATGAAGAACCCAAGAAAAACAAG CTTTCATGGTCAAAATCATTGATCAGAAAATGGTTTAATGCAAAAAGTAAGAGTGAAGCTGAGGATTATCATGCTAATGAGCTTGCTTTTGGAG GGGAAGTTGAATGGAGGAGTAGATTCTCTGAGAGAGAGCCAAGTAATATCAAGAAAAGCAAAACAG AGAGTTTTCACATCAACAATGATGGGTTACGGCAAGGCGGAGAATATCTTGAGCACCCAAGAATTATAGATGTCCAAAATCATAG TGTGTTTGTAGCAACATGGAATGTGGGTGGAAAATGTCCACCAAGTAACATGAACCTTGATGATTGGCTTCATGCTTCACCGGCTACCGATATTTATGTGCTTGG ATTTCAGGAAATTGTGCCCTTGAATCCAAGTAATATATTAGGGTCGGAGGATAATGGTCCCGCTAAGAAATGGATATCTCTGATAAGAAAGACATTAAACAATCGCCCTGGCATTTGTGCAAGTAGTGGCAATCATACCCCATCATCTGCCCCTAAACCAATTGTGGAAATGAATGCTGATTTTGAAGGGTCTAACCGATACAAGGATGCATCATTCTTTCATCGAAAGTCTTTTCAGGTCACGGGTAGTGGTCAAATGGTTAATGAACCTTTGTCCCCACACCCACAACTTGATAGACGTTACAGCGTGTGTGACCGGGTTATATTTGGTAATAGGCCCAGTAACTACAGGCCCAGTGACTGCAGGCCCAGTGATTGTCGGCCCAGTGACTACAGGCCCAGTGATTGTCGGCCCAGTGACTACAGGCGCAGTGATTGTCGGCCCAGTGACTACAGGCGCAGTGATTGTCGGGCGAGTGATTATAGGCCGAGTGATTATAGACCGAGTGACTTTTCCAGATGGGGTTCATCGGAAGAAGATTTCTATCCAGATGAGTCACCTAGTACAATGCTATTTTCGCCAATGTCGTGTAGTGGGTCCACTCAGAGCGACATTTGTCACAAACAGCCAAAGCAATCAAGATACTGCTTAATCGTGAGTAAGCAAATGGTAGGGGTATATCTCACTGTATGGGTTAGAAAAGATTTGAGGGAGCATGTACGCAATGTGAAAGTCTCTTGTGTTGGTAGAGGACTTATGGGATACCTTGGAAATAAG GGTTCTATTGCAGTCAGCATGTTATTACATCAGACCAGCTTTTGTTTTGTATGTACCCATTTAACTTCCGGGCAAAAAGAGGGTGATGAGCTGCGTAGAAATGCTGATGTAATGGAGATCCTTAAGAAGACAAGATTTCCACGTATCAGTAACACAGGCGACGAGAAATCCCCTGAAACAATCGTTGAGCATGA TCGAGTCATTTGGCTGGGAGATCTGAACTACCGCATGACTATCCCTTATCGCTCAGTTAGAGCACTCGTTGAGATGCAAAATTGGCGGGCTTTGTTGGAGAAGGATCAG CTTCGGAGTGAACAGAGAAAAGGACATGTATTTTCTGGTTGGAACGAGGGAAACATATACTTCCCACCAACTTATAAGTATTCTCACAACTCGGACAGATATTCCGGGGATGATATGCATCCGAAGGAAAAACGAAGGACTCCTGCGTG GTGTGACAGGATTTTGTGGCACGGTAGAGGACTCCACCAGTTGTCGTATGTCCGAGCTGAGTCGAGATTTTCCGATCACAGGCCGGTGTACAGTATATTTTGGGCAGAGGTGGAGTCCATCCCTGTCCGGTTTAGGAGAAGTATGAGCTGCTCTAGTGCTAAGATTGAAGTCGCTGATCTCTTGCCCTACTCACAGGGTTACACTGAACTCTGCTTTTTCTGA
- the LOC141642319 gene encoding proteasome subunit beta type-2-A-like: protein MECVFGLVGDGFAIIAADSSAVNSILVHKTNEDKIMILDSHKLMGASGEAGDRVQFTEYVQKNVALYQFKNGIPLTTAATANFTRGELATALRKNPYSVNILLAGFDKETGPSLYFIDYIATLHKVDKAAFGYGAYFSLAMMDRHYHSGMSVEEAADLVNKCILEIRSRLVVAPPNFVIKIVDKDGAREYAWCESIKDQSAVSASDS from the exons ATGGAGTGTGTTTTTGGATTAGTTGGTGATGGATTCGCAATAATTGCAGCAGATTCATCTGCAGTTAACAGCATCTTGGTACATAAAACCAATGAAGACAAGATCATGATCCTTGATTCTCATAAACTCATGGGCGCCAGCGGCGAAGCCGGCGACAG GGTTCAATTTACGGAATATGTTCAGAAGAATGTGGCATTGTATCAATTCAAGAATGGTATTCCTTTGACTACTGCTGCTACTGCTAATTTTACTCGTGGCGAATTAGCCACTGCTCTTCGGAAG AACCCGTACTCAGTGAACATACTTCTGGCCGGCTTTGACAAAGAAACAGGGCCATCTCTGTATTTTATAGACTACATCGCAACACTCCACAAGGTAGACAAAGCAGCATTTGGGTATGGTGCCTACTTCTCCCTCGCCATGATGGATAGGCACTACCACAGCGGCATGTCAGTGGAAGAAGCTGCCGATTTGGTCAACAAGTGCATCCTGGAGATCAGGTCTCGGCTTGTTGTGGCCCCACCAAATTTCGTCATCAAAATTGTTGACAAGGACGGAGCAAGGGAATATGCTTGGTGCGAGTCAATTAAAGATCAAAGTGCCGTCTCTGCATCAGACTCGTAA